One stretch of Marinobacterium iners DNA includes these proteins:
- a CDS encoding TOTE conflict system archaeo-eukaryotic primase domain-containing protein, translating into MQLTPNQKAELFRGLFRGRQDVYAVRWESSSNGRSGYAVACANEWVQGICQKPRIKCGECPHRKLKPLDFKAVYDHLSGKHVAGLYPLLPDSSCYLLAVDFDKEDWRADVRALAQTCRDEGVPYLVEISRSGAGAHLWVFFSDAVPAWSARALGFKLLDKAMERHPGLSFDSYDRLFPNQDTMPDGGFGNLIALPLQHEARSRGCTVFVDDKLTPYPDQWALLSKQKTVSLAQLRDIVGNEPDSDTIAEVALPWEQALPVDTGIISGCPESITLTLANHIYMKLSDIPGTLAARIKRMASFANPVFFKTQALRFSTHGIPRYISCARIEQGYISVPRGCFDDLQALLHEQGITVEIDDRRMPGQLLPEVSLKATLRRDQKKAVTALADHDTGILHAPTAFGKTVTAIGIVAKRQVNTLILTHSRQLLDQWKERLETFIEGASVGVIGGGKMKPTA; encoded by the coding sequence ATGCAATTGACTCCCAACCAAAAAGCAGAGTTATTCCGGGGCCTCTTTCGCGGCCGACAGGATGTCTATGCGGTTCGCTGGGAAAGTAGCTCGAATGGACGTTCCGGTTATGCTGTCGCCTGTGCAAACGAGTGGGTACAAGGCATCTGTCAGAAACCCCGGATCAAGTGCGGCGAGTGCCCGCACAGAAAGCTCAAACCTCTGGATTTCAAAGCAGTGTATGACCACCTGTCCGGCAAGCATGTTGCCGGGTTATATCCTTTATTGCCGGACAGTTCCTGTTATCTGCTGGCTGTAGATTTTGATAAGGAGGACTGGAGAGCAGATGTTCGTGCGCTGGCCCAGACTTGTCGTGATGAAGGTGTCCCTTATCTTGTAGAGATCTCCCGGTCAGGTGCGGGCGCCCACCTATGGGTCTTCTTTTCGGACGCTGTTCCAGCCTGGTCCGCGAGGGCTTTGGGGTTCAAGCTGCTGGACAAAGCCATGGAACGTCACCCGGGCCTGTCCTTCGATTCTTATGACCGGCTATTCCCCAACCAGGATACGATGCCCGATGGTGGATTTGGCAATTTGATTGCCCTTCCGCTTCAGCATGAGGCGCGAAGTCGTGGATGTACTGTATTCGTCGACGATAAGCTAACCCCGTATCCGGATCAGTGGGCGCTACTTAGTAAGCAAAAGACCGTTTCGCTGGCTCAGCTTCGAGATATCGTTGGAAATGAGCCTGATTCCGATACGATAGCAGAAGTTGCGTTGCCGTGGGAACAAGCTTTACCGGTCGATACAGGGATAATTTCAGGATGTCCCGAGAGCATCACGCTTACCCTGGCCAATCACATTTATATGAAGTTGTCAGACATACCAGGGACACTGGCGGCACGAATAAAGCGCATGGCGAGCTTTGCCAATCCAGTATTTTTCAAAACCCAGGCACTTCGATTTTCAACTCATGGCATCCCTCGTTACATATCATGTGCCCGGATTGAGCAAGGTTATATCTCGGTACCGAGAGGCTGTTTTGATGATCTTCAGGCATTGTTGCACGAACAGGGAATAACAGTAGAAATCGATGACCGCAGAATGCCCGGCCAGTTGCTGCCGGAAGTCAGCCTGAAAGCAACGCTGCGTCGTGATCAGAAAAAGGCTGTGACGGCGCTTGCCGATCACGATACCGGAATACTTCATGCTCCGACCGCTTTCGGCAAAACCGTAACCGCTATTGGCATTGTCGCCAAGCGGCAGGTAAACACGCTGATCCTCACTCACAGTCGTCAGTTACTGGATCAATGGAAGGAGCGCCTGGAGACCTTTATTGAGGGTGCCTCCGTAGGTGTGATTGGCGGTGGCAAAATGAAACCTACTGCCTGA